In Ensifer canadensis, a genomic segment contains:
- a CDS encoding TIGR02186 family protein, with amino-acid sequence MRRLINIALAALTLSFAAPASAQLQDENANDFTEKLEIGISTDEIAITSDFRGADLTIFGAVDGFNPNLLAQGKYNIIVSLEGPKDNATVRKKERVFGIWVNTSSMTFELVPESYSLSSTRDIETIAPPGEMGNMGIGVDHMRLVPLGFVGDGSNLGEFRNAFRRIRETSGVYERDPGGVQFISSSLFKASVRLPANVPNGVHVVRAYLFRDGTFVAAKALPLRVVKTGLEQVITETAHGQPLFYGVFAVLLAVITGWGASLLFRKE; translated from the coding sequence ATGCGCCGCCTCATCAATATCGCCCTCGCAGCCCTGACGCTCTCCTTCGCCGCTCCGGCCAGTGCCCAGCTGCAGGACGAGAACGCCAACGACTTCACCGAGAAGCTGGAGATCGGCATCTCGACCGACGAGATCGCCATCACCTCGGATTTCCGCGGCGCGGATCTGACGATCTTCGGCGCGGTCGACGGTTTCAATCCCAATCTCCTGGCGCAGGGCAAATACAACATCATCGTTTCGCTCGAGGGGCCGAAGGATAATGCGACGGTGCGCAAGAAGGAACGCGTCTTCGGAATCTGGGTAAACACCAGCTCCATGACCTTCGAGCTGGTGCCGGAATCCTATTCGCTGTCGAGCACGCGTGACATCGAGACGATCGCCCCACCGGGTGAAATGGGCAACATGGGCATCGGGGTCGACCACATGCGGCTTGTGCCCCTCGGCTTCGTCGGCGACGGCAGCAATCTCGGCGAGTTCCGCAATGCCTTCCGCCGCATCCGCGAGACGAGCGGCGTCTATGAGCGCGATCCCGGTGGTGTGCAGTTCATCAGCTCCAGCCTGTTCAAGGCGTCGGTGCGCCTGCCTGCCAACGTGCCGAACGGGGTGCATGTTGTGCGCGCCTATCTCTTCCGCGACGGCACCTTCGTCGCCGCCAAGGCGCTGCCGCTGCGCGTGGTCAAGACGGGTTTGGAGCAGGTGATCACCGAGACGGCGCATGGGCAGCCGCTGTTCTACGGCGTTTTTGCCGTGCTGCTCGCTGTCATCACCGGCTGGGGCGCGAGCCTGCTCTTCCGCAAGGAATAG
- a CDS encoding Lrp/AsnC ligand binding domain-containing protein, translating into MKAIFVQLQCAPGKTYEVADEIYRKEIVSEMYSTSGDYDLLLKIYIEEGQDIGKFINDNIATVAGISRSLTTLTFNAF; encoded by the coding sequence ATGAAAGCGATTTTCGTCCAGTTGCAGTGCGCTCCCGGCAAGACCTACGAGGTTGCCGACGAGATCTACCGCAAGGAGATCGTTTCGGAAATGTATTCGACGAGCGGCGACTACGACCTCCTGCTCAAGATCTACATCGAAGAAGGCCAGGACATCGGCAAGTTCATCAACGACAACATTGCCACGGTTGCGGGCATCTCCCGCTCGCTGACGACGCTGACCTTCAACGCGTTCTGA
- a CDS encoding dihydrofolate reductase family protein, which translates to MKERKNGKLIVWNLVTLDGYFEGAKKWDLDFHNSAWGPELDELSREFGQKTEALVFGRVTYEGMAAYWSTTEEEGEVKTYMNALPKIVASRTMDRAEWNNSRVVSDIAGELRRMKQEAAKDLYIFGSAELVDSLLPENLIDEIMLCVVPLRLGKGTPFFKSAENAMSMALLEARPLSTGSVILRYAPQPVAA; encoded by the coding sequence TTGAAAGAGCGGAAAAATGGAAAACTCATCGTCTGGAATCTGGTGACGCTCGACGGTTACTTCGAAGGCGCGAAGAAATGGGATCTCGATTTCCACAACAGTGCCTGGGGTCCTGAACTAGACGAACTCAGCCGTGAGTTTGGACAAAAGACCGAGGCGCTGGTCTTCGGTCGCGTGACCTACGAAGGCATGGCCGCCTATTGGTCGACGACCGAGGAGGAGGGCGAGGTCAAGACCTATATGAACGCTCTGCCAAAGATCGTCGCATCGCGAACGATGGATAGGGCAGAATGGAACAACAGCCGTGTCGTCAGCGATATCGCCGGCGAACTGCGGCGGATGAAGCAGGAAGCCGCGAAAGACCTCTATATTTTCGGCAGTGCCGAACTGGTCGATTCATTGCTGCCGGAAAATCTGATCGACGAGATCATGCTGTGCGTCGTTCCGCTCCGGCTTGGCAAAGGCACGCCGTTCTTCAAGAGTGCCGAAAACGCGATGTCGATGGCGCTTCTGGAAGCGCGACCGCTTTCTACCGGCAGCGTGATCCTGCGTTACGCGCCGCAACCTGTTGCGGCCTGA
- the pdeM gene encoding ligase-associated DNA damage response endonuclease PdeM — protein sequence MHRLAHALSAPTDGTAASARAIVHGVEAVCDPLGSLYLPETRTLVVSDLHLEKGSAFARRGMMLPPYDTLATLRVLEAAITRHDPRLVISLGDNFHDRVGSAAMPDTFRHMIAAMAMGREWVWINGNHDPDGASGLPGISLDEFRHAGLTFRHEPSRGEASGEVAGHLHPAATVVRREKSVRRACFATDGKRLLMPAFGVTTGGLDLRHRAMTGLFDRAKLVAHMLGRDRIYSVRFTNLIA from the coding sequence ATGCACAGGCTCGCTCACGCACTATCGGCTCCGACAGACGGCACGGCGGCTTCCGCGCGCGCCATCGTCCACGGCGTCGAAGCGGTCTGCGATCCGCTCGGCAGCCTCTATCTGCCGGAGACGAGAACGCTTGTCGTTTCCGATCTGCATCTCGAGAAGGGATCGGCCTTTGCCCGGCGCGGCATGATGCTGCCGCCCTACGACACCCTTGCCACCTTGCGCGTGCTCGAAGCGGCGATAACCCGCCATGACCCCAGATTGGTCATCAGCCTCGGCGACAATTTCCATGACCGGGTCGGATCCGCGGCGATGCCCGATACCTTCCGCCACATGATCGCCGCGATGGCGATGGGACGGGAATGGGTCTGGATCAATGGCAATCACGACCCCGATGGCGCCTCGGGTCTGCCCGGCATATCGCTGGACGAATTCCGACACGCCGGCCTCACCTTTCGTCATGAACCATCGAGGGGCGAGGCATCGGGGGAAGTTGCCGGCCACCTGCACCCGGCAGCGACGGTCGTCCGGCGCGAGAAATCGGTGCGCCGCGCCTGCTTTGCTACCGATGGGAAACGGCTGCTGATGCCGGCCTTCGGCGTCACCACCGGCGGCCTCGATCTGCGCCACCGGGCAATGACCGGCCTCTTCGATCGCGCCAAGCTGGTCGCCCACATGCTTGGTCGCGATCGGATCTACTCGGTCCGCTTCACAAACCTGATCGCCTGA
- a CDS encoding ligase-associated DNA damage response DEXH box helicase yields the protein MFSVNRIDSPRPQGDALALPAPFLRWFGEKGWQPRAHQLELLARAEAGECTLLIAPTGAGKTLAGFLPSLVDLTRRGKIPPGSAFTGIHTLYLSPLKALAVDIERNLMKPVDEMGLPLRVENRTGDTPQGKRQRQKLNPPDILLTTPEQLALLLANGEAERFFRDLRYVVFDELHSLVTSKRGHLLSLGLARLRRLAPRLQTIGLSATVADPMDLQRWLAPQSPDRSDHAGLVTVKGGAKPDISILRTDEHVPWAGHSARYAIADVYAAIKEHGTTLLFVNTRSQAELLFQELWTINDDNLPIALHHGSLDVAQRRKVEAAMSENRLRAVVATSTLDLGIDWGDVDLVVHVGAPKGASRLAQRIGRANHRMDEPSKAILVPANRFEVMECQAALDANYIGAQDTPPVGKGALDVLAQHVLGMACAAPFGPLSLYEEITSASPYASLTWETFERVVDFVATGGYALKTYERYARIRKTKEGLFRVSNPLVAQQYRLNVGTIVESPMLNVRMVKRNQRGSLGRGGMSLGKVEEYFLEMLSQGDTFLFSGKVLRFEGIRESECLVSQALSFDPKVPSYAGGKFPLSTYLAEQVRKMLADPARRAALPEQVRDWLSLQKDVSMLPREDELLIETFPRGSRHYMVIYAFEGRLAHQTLGMLLTRRLDRAGLKPLGFVATDYSLAVWALDDLGATFQLRRKALADLFDEDMLGDDLEAWLNESFLLKRTFRNCAVIAGLIDQRHPGKEKTGRQVTVSADLIYDVLRAHEPDHLLLEATRNDAATGLLDIGRLGDMLKRIKGHITHRRLDRISPLAVPVMLEIGKEAIQGEAQDFLLSEAADDLINEAMGGEPL from the coding sequence TTGTTCTCCGTGAACAGGATCGATTCCCCGCGCCCGCAAGGCGACGCGTTGGCCTTGCCCGCCCCCTTCCTTCGCTGGTTCGGCGAGAAGGGCTGGCAGCCGCGCGCCCACCAGCTGGAACTTCTGGCGCGGGCGGAGGCCGGCGAATGCACGCTGCTGATCGCGCCGACCGGGGCCGGCAAGACGCTCGCCGGCTTTCTCCCCTCTCTCGTCGATCTCACCCGGCGCGGAAAAATCCCTCCGGGCTCCGCCTTTACCGGCATTCACACGCTCTACCTCTCGCCGTTGAAAGCCCTTGCCGTCGACATCGAGCGCAATCTGATGAAGCCGGTCGACGAAATGGGCCTGCCGCTTCGCGTTGAAAACCGCACCGGCGACACGCCGCAGGGAAAGCGCCAGCGCCAGAAGCTCAACCCGCCCGACATCCTGCTGACGACGCCGGAGCAATTGGCGCTGCTGCTTGCCAACGGCGAGGCAGAGCGCTTTTTCCGGGATTTGCGCTACGTCGTCTTCGACGAATTGCATTCGCTGGTCACCTCGAAGCGCGGGCACCTGCTGTCGCTCGGCCTTGCCCGGCTGCGCAGACTGGCGCCCAGGCTGCAGACGATCGGGCTGTCGGCGACGGTCGCCGACCCGATGGACCTGCAGCGCTGGCTGGCGCCGCAGTCACCCGATCGAAGCGACCATGCCGGCCTCGTGACCGTTAAGGGTGGGGCCAAGCCTGATATCTCCATCCTGCGCACCGACGAACACGTCCCCTGGGCTGGACATTCGGCACGCTACGCCATCGCCGACGTCTACGCCGCGATCAAGGAGCACGGCACCACCCTGCTCTTCGTCAACACCCGCAGCCAGGCGGAGCTGCTGTTCCAGGAACTCTGGACCATCAATGACGACAACCTGCCGATCGCACTTCACCATGGCTCGCTCGATGTCGCACAGCGGCGCAAGGTCGAGGCGGCTATGTCGGAGAACCGGCTGCGCGCCGTCGTCGCCACCTCGACGCTCGACCTCGGTATCGACTGGGGCGATGTCGACCTCGTCGTGCATGTCGGCGCGCCCAAGGGGGCAAGCCGGCTCGCTCAGCGCATCGGCCGCGCCAACCACCGCATGGACGAGCCTTCGAAGGCGATCCTGGTGCCGGCCAACCGCTTCGAGGTGATGGAGTGCCAGGCGGCGCTCGACGCCAATTACATCGGTGCGCAGGATACGCCGCCGGTCGGCAAGGGCGCGCTCGACGTGCTTGCCCAGCATGTGCTCGGCATGGCTTGTGCCGCACCGTTCGGTCCCCTGTCGCTCTACGAGGAAATCACCAGCGCGTCGCCCTATGCGTCGCTCACCTGGGAAACCTTCGAGCGCGTCGTCGATTTCGTCGCGACCGGCGGTTATGCGCTGAAGACCTACGAGCGCTATGCCCGCATCCGCAAGACCAAGGAGGGGCTCTTTCGTGTTTCCAATCCGCTGGTCGCGCAGCAATACCGCCTCAATGTCGGCACCATCGTCGAATCGCCGATGCTGAACGTGCGCATGGTCAAGCGCAACCAGCGCGGTTCGCTCGGCCGCGGCGGCATGTCGCTCGGCAAGGTCGAGGAATATTTCCTCGAAATGCTGTCGCAGGGCGACACCTTCCTGTTTTCCGGCAAGGTGCTGCGTTTCGAAGGCATCCGCGAAAGCGAATGCCTCGTCAGCCAGGCGCTTTCCTTCGACCCGAAGGTACCAAGCTATGCCGGCGGCAAGTTTCCGCTGTCGACCTACCTCGCCGAACAGGTGCGCAAGATGCTGGCCGACCCGGCCCGGCGGGCGGCACTGCCCGAACAGGTCCGTGACTGGCTGTCGCTGCAGAAGGACGTATCGATGCTGCCGCGCGAGGACGAACTTTTGATCGAGACCTTTCCACGCGGCAGCCGGCACTACATGGTGATCTACGCCTTCGAGGGGCGGCTTGCACACCAGACGCTTGGCATGCTGCTCACCCGCCGGCTCGACCGTGCCGGCCTGAAACCGCTCGGTTTCGTCGCCACCGACTACTCGCTGGCGGTCTGGGCGCTGGACGATCTCGGCGCGACATTCCAACTGCGCCGCAAGGCGCTCGCCGATCTCTTCGACGAGGACATGCTTGGCGACGACCTTGAGGCCTGGCTGAACGAATCCTTTCTGCTGAAGCGGACCTTTCGCAACTGCGCGGTCATTGCCGGGCTGATCGACCAGCGACACCCTGGCAAGGAAAAGACCGGCCGCCAGGTGACCGTATCGGCCGACCTCATTTACGACGTATTGCGCGCGCACGAGCCGGACCACCTGCTGCTGGAGGCCACGCGCAACGATGCGGCAACCGGGCTTTTGGACATCGGCCGTCTTGGGGATATGCTGAAGCGAATCAAGGGCCACATCACCCATCGCCGGCTCGACCGGATCTCGCCGCTTGCCGTTCCCGTCATGCTGGAGATCGGCAAGGAGGCGATCCAGGGCGAGGCGCAGGATTTCCTGCTTTCCGAAGCCGCAGACGACCTGATCAACGAAGCGATGGGCGGCGAGCCGCTATAG
- a CDS encoding Rrf2 family transcriptional regulator, with product MKLGDGVEQAIHSMTMLSCLQPGSTLSAAALAEFHGVSTSYLLKHLQAMSGAGLLEAVPGPKGGYRLARLPEKISLLDIVLAVEGPEPAFRCNEIRLRGPHPYACKPKAACTINVAMLKAEQAYRAELRRVTIGDIIADLNAIDDGSISARTNTFLAVNERKSTAGA from the coding sequence ATGAAACTCGGGGACGGTGTCGAGCAGGCGATCCACAGCATGACGATGCTGAGCTGTCTTCAGCCCGGCAGCACGCTGTCGGCGGCAGCGCTCGCCGAATTTCACGGGGTTTCAACCAGCTATCTCCTGAAGCATCTCCAGGCCATGTCCGGGGCAGGGCTGCTCGAAGCGGTTCCCGGCCCGAAGGGTGGCTACCGGCTCGCCCGCCTGCCGGAAAAGATCAGCCTGCTCGATATCGTGCTTGCGGTCGAAGGGCCGGAGCCGGCGTTTCGTTGCAACGAAATCCGGTTGCGCGGCCCCCATCCCTATGCCTGCAAGCCGAAGGCGGCGTGCACGATCAACGTCGCGATGCTGAAAGCCGAGCAGGCCTACCGCGCCGAGCTTCGGCGCGTGACCATTGGTGACATCATCGCCGATCTCAACGCCATAGATGACGGCAGCATCTCGGCGCGGACCAACACATTCCTGGCGGTCAACGAACGCAAGTCGACCGCCGGCGCCTGA
- a CDS encoding carboxymuconolactone decarboxylase family protein, whose translation MHPRLNFVKAAPDAYKAAAAFDSYIIKESELEPRLIHLIKLRASQINGCAYCIDMHVKEARHTGMSEQWIHLICAWRESPIYDARERAVLAWTEALTNLAQTGAPDADFEPLREHFDEAEITKITMAIGVINVWNRVAVGLRSQHPVDAPAKAA comes from the coding sequence ATGCATCCGCGTTTGAACTTCGTCAAAGCCGCTCCCGACGCTTACAAGGCTGCGGCAGCCTTCGACAGCTACATCATCAAGGAATCCGAACTGGAGCCGCGCCTGATCCACCTGATCAAGTTGCGTGCCTCGCAGATCAACGGCTGCGCCTATTGCATCGATATGCATGTGAAGGAGGCGCGTCATACCGGCATGAGCGAGCAATGGATCCACCTGATCTGCGCCTGGCGCGAATCGCCGATCTATGATGCCCGCGAACGCGCGGTGCTCGCCTGGACCGAAGCGCTCACCAACCTTGCCCAGACCGGTGCGCCCGACGCGGACTTCGAGCCGCTGAGAGAGCATTTTGACGAAGCCGAGATCACCAAGATCACCATGGCCATCGGCGTCATCAATGTCTGGAATCGCGTCGCCGTCGGCCTGCGTTCGCAGCATCCGGTCGATGCGCCGGCAAAGGCCGCCTGA
- a CDS encoding YitT family protein, with protein sequence MALSSSVFGLWNTSPTRHTPIEDLQGIFSGSLIAALGLYFLASAGLLTGSTAGVAFLLHYATGVNFGLAFFLLNLPFFYLSLKRLGPAFTVKTFIAIGVTSFLTDIQSRLFHIGDIHPAWAALIGGLLLGYGLLALYRHRASLGGVGILGIYLQERFGVRAGLVQLAIDMVVLVAAFGVTSPAVVAWSVLGAVVLNLFVAINHRADRYIAL encoded by the coding sequence ATGGCTCTGAGCAGCAGCGTTTTCGGTCTTTGGAACACCAGCCCGACCCGGCACACGCCGATCGAGGACCTGCAGGGCATCTTCTCCGGCAGCCTGATCGCCGCGCTCGGCCTGTATTTCCTGGCAAGCGCCGGGTTGCTCACCGGCAGCACCGCCGGCGTCGCCTTCCTGCTGCATTACGCGACCGGCGTGAACTTCGGCCTCGCGTTCTTCCTGCTCAACCTGCCGTTCTTCTATCTCTCGCTGAAGAGGCTTGGGCCGGCCTTCACGGTCAAGACCTTCATCGCCATCGGCGTGACCTCGTTCCTGACTGACATCCAGTCGCGCCTGTTCCACATCGGCGATATCCACCCGGCCTGGGCGGCGCTGATCGGCGGCCTGCTTCTCGGCTATGGCCTGCTGGCGCTCTATCGCCACCGCGCGAGCCTCGGTGGCGTCGGCATTCTCGGCATCTACCTGCAGGAGCGTTTCGGCGTTCGCGCCGGGCTGGTGCAGCTTGCCATCGACATGGTCGTGCTGGTCGCCGCCTTCGGCGTGACGTCCCCCGCAGTGGTTGCCTGGTCGGTGCTCGGCGCTGTGGTCCTGAACCTGTTCGTGGCCATCAACCACCGCGCCGATCGTTACATCGCCCTGTAG
- a CDS encoding class I SAM-dependent DNA methyltransferase, whose product MTLNQLSSGDLIADRRADYAKMLAEAGEPESAADLMAQALERVPEWAAGWFRLADYEEKSGRKEAAIDALRKTLRLNPKDIFGAGLKLALLGATEMPEQPPSLYVERLFDDYADRFDQALVEKLDYSVPEKLAALIETSTAGGHFEHVVDLGCGTGLFGERIRERAAFLEGFDISANMLSKAETKAVYDRLARADLSLPPEQSDVFGNFAAARADLVSAADVLMYLGSLDGVAEIVGKLLSDGGLFAFSVEDAGTDDGFVLRPSLRYAHSEAYIRELLQSHGLEMVAVERTIIRMDAGQPISGILFLARKPA is encoded by the coding sequence ATGACGCTCAACCAGCTCTCCTCCGGCGACCTGATCGCCGATCGCCGCGCCGACTACGCAAAAATGCTTGCCGAGGCCGGCGAGCCCGAGAGCGCGGCCGATCTCATGGCCCAGGCGCTCGAGCGTGTCCCGGAATGGGCTGCCGGCTGGTTCCGGCTGGCGGACTATGAGGAAAAATCGGGCCGGAAAGAGGCGGCGATCGACGCGCTGCGCAAAACCTTGCGCCTCAATCCGAAAGACATTTTTGGCGCGGGGCTGAAGCTGGCGCTGCTCGGCGCGACCGAGATGCCGGAACAACCGCCGAGCCTTTATGTCGAGCGGCTTTTCGATGACTACGCCGACCGGTTCGACCAGGCGCTCGTCGAGAAGCTCGATTACAGCGTGCCGGAAAAGCTCGCTGCGCTGATCGAGACGTCAACGGCCGGCGGGCATTTCGAGCATGTCGTCGACCTCGGTTGCGGCACCGGGCTCTTCGGCGAGCGCATCCGCGAGCGGGCGGCATTTCTCGAAGGCTTCGACATTTCCGCCAACATGCTGTCGAAGGCAGAGACGAAAGCCGTCTATGACCGGCTGGCGCGGGCCGACCTATCGCTGCCTCCGGAACAATCTGATGTCTTCGGGAATTTCGCGGCAGCCCGCGCCGATCTCGTCAGTGCCGCGGACGTGCTGATGTATCTCGGCAGCCTCGATGGCGTCGCCGAGATCGTCGGCAAGCTGCTTTCCGATGGAGGCCTGTTTGCCTTCTCGGTGGAGGATGCCGGCACGGACGATGGTTTCGTCCTGCGCCCGTCGCTGCGCTACGCCCATAGCGAGGCTTATATCCGCGAGCTTCTCCAATCCCACGGCTTGGAAATGGTGGCTGTCGAGCGCACGATCATCCGCATGGATGCTGGCCAGCCGATCTCGGGCATCCTGTTTTTGGCCCGCAAGCCTGCATAA
- a CDS encoding DUF6460 domain-containing protein — translation MSDGVNKFLGDSPLRVLVKLVVVSILVGFVMTVFGWYPADIYFGIRNFLLDLWHTGFSALGRIGDYLLLGAAIVIPAFVILRVMSYRR, via the coding sequence ATGTCGGACGGAGTGAACAAATTCTTGGGGGATTCGCCGCTGCGCGTCCTCGTCAAGCTCGTCGTGGTGTCGATCCTGGTCGGGTTCGTCATGACCGTTTTCGGCTGGTATCCCGCCGACATCTATTTCGGCATCCGCAACTTCCTGCTCGACCTCTGGCACACGGGCTTCTCCGCCCTTGGCCGGATCGGCGACTATCTGCTGCTGGGCGCTGCGATCGTCATTCCCGCCTTCGTCATCCTGCGTGTCATGAGCTACCGGCGTTGA
- a CDS encoding CAP domain-containing protein: protein MKDQLFLIERRGFLRAGAVLSLGALAGCTTSNVLSPATGTGSDQTAASLGYVNVLRKNKGLSPLVADKAASAAAMSQAARMAKVGKMQHLIGWNDSFYDRMKSQGVVLPAAENIAVGQDDAERAYDAWYKSPKHLENMLGNYRGLGVAVAQNAASGNRPYWAMVLAG, encoded by the coding sequence ATGAAGGATCAGCTTTTCCTCATCGAGCGCCGCGGCTTTCTGCGCGCCGGTGCCGTGCTTTCGCTTGGCGCTCTCGCCGGCTGCACCACATCCAACGTGCTGTCGCCGGCAACTGGCACCGGCAGCGACCAGACCGCGGCGAGCCTCGGCTATGTCAACGTCCTGCGCAAGAACAAGGGCCTGTCGCCGCTGGTGGCGGACAAGGCGGCTTCCGCTGCGGCCATGAGCCAGGCGGCGAGAATGGCCAAGGTCGGCAAGATGCAGCACCTGATCGGCTGGAACGACAGTTTCTACGACAGGATGAAGAGCCAGGGCGTGGTCCTTCCGGCTGCCGAGAACATCGCTGTCGGCCAGGACGACGCCGAACGCGCCTATGACGCCTGGTACAAATCGCCGAAGCATCTGGAAAACATGCTTGGCAACTATCGTGGTCTCGGCGTGGCCGTGGCGCAAAACGCCGCTTCGGGCAACCGGCCCTATTGGGCCATGGTGCTGGCGGGCTGA
- a CDS encoding MATE family efflux transporter: MTAISPAAQTETAGPFEVTHRLILAIALPMTLGFLTTPLLGLVDTAVVGRMGQATLLAGLAVGAIIFDLIFTTFNFLRAATTGLVAQAYGRGDRREQQAVFWRSLVIALAAGVTVVALSPLLLAGGLWLMDPPAEVEAVTRTYFLCRILSSPAALANYAILGFVLGRGQGTTGLLLQALINGVNIVLSILLGLILGWGVAGVAIATVTGEVIGALVGFAIVYGRFDRTDAPSWAMIFDRERLRPLFGLNRDIMIRSFVLVAAFALITRIGTAFGPVTLAANAVLMTIFLVAGYYLDGLANAAEQLIGRSIGAHYRPAFDRALKLTMAWSLGLAALTTMALLLFGRGMVDLLTTAQDVRMVAYEYLPWAALTAMTGALAFLMDGVFIGATWSRDMRNMMLAALVGYIAALGILVPAFGNHGLWAGLNLFLLMRGLFLLARIPAKAGQTFRSVQ, translated from the coding sequence ATGACCGCCATTTCTCCCGCCGCGCAGACCGAAACCGCCGGCCCCTTTGAGGTCACCCACCGGCTGATCCTGGCGATTGCGCTGCCGATGACGCTGGGCTTTCTGACCACGCCGTTGCTCGGCCTCGTCGATACCGCGGTGGTCGGCCGCATGGGCCAGGCGACGCTGCTGGCCGGACTTGCTGTCGGGGCGATAATCTTCGACCTGATCTTCACCACCTTCAATTTCCTGCGCGCCGCCACGACGGGCCTTGTCGCGCAGGCCTATGGTCGGGGTGACCGGCGCGAACAGCAGGCCGTGTTCTGGCGCTCGCTGGTGATCGCGCTTGCGGCCGGTGTTACGGTTGTCGCCCTGTCGCCGCTTTTGCTCGCCGGTGGTCTCTGGCTGATGGACCCACCGGCAGAAGTGGAAGCTGTTACGCGCACCTATTTCCTCTGTCGCATCCTCTCGTCCCCGGCGGCACTTGCCAATTATGCTATCCTCGGCTTTGTGCTCGGGCGCGGCCAGGGCACGACCGGGCTGTTGCTGCAGGCTTTGATCAACGGGGTCAACATTGTGCTGTCGATCCTACTCGGATTGATCCTGGGCTGGGGTGTCGCCGGTGTCGCGATCGCAACCGTGACCGGCGAGGTCATCGGCGCTCTGGTCGGCTTTGCCATCGTCTATGGCCGCTTCGACAGGACGGACGCGCCGAGCTGGGCGATGATCTTCGACCGCGAACGGCTCCGGCCGCTGTTCGGGCTCAACCGCGACATCATGATCCGGTCCTTCGTTCTCGTCGCGGCCTTCGCGCTGATAACGCGGATCGGCACAGCTTTCGGCCCGGTGACGCTGGCGGCGAACGCGGTGCTGATGACCATTTTTCTCGTTGCCGGCTATTATCTCGACGGGCTTGCCAATGCGGCCGAGCAACTGATCGGCCGTTCGATCGGTGCCCATTACCGTCCGGCTTTCGATCGGGCACTGAAGCTGACGATGGCATGGTCGCTCGGTCTCGCCGCCTTGACGACGATGGCGCTCCTGCTTTTCGGCCGCGGGATGGTCGATCTCTTGACCACGGCGCAAGACGTTCGCATGGTCGCTTACGAATATCTGCCCTGGGCGGCCCTGACGGCGATGACCGGCGCGCTCGCCTTCCTGATGGATGGGGTCTTCATCGGCGCTACCTGGTCGCGCGACATGCGCAACATGATGCTGGCAGCCCTGGTCGGATACATAGCCGCCCTGGGGATCCTTGTCCCCGCCTTCGGCAATCACGGCCTATGGGCGGGGCTCAACCTGTTCCTGCTGATGCGTGGCCTGTTCCTGCTCGCCAGAATTCCGGCAAAGGCCGGTCAGACCTTTCGTTCGGTCCAGTAG